CCAAAGGGAATGCAATATGTTGGAATTGGCCGGACTCCTACACGATCTGGGTAAACTGGCGGTACCCAATAGCATCCTAGAAAAGGAAGGAAAGCTCACCTACGAAGAACGGAACCATGTCACAGTGCACCCCTATTTCACCTACCAACTGTTGAACGGGATTCCTGGACTGGAGATGGTAAAGGAATGGGCGGCCTTCCACCATGAACGCATGGACGGCCGAGGCTACCCCTTCCAGATCCCAGGGGAAAACCTCTCCCTAGGCTCCCGGGTATTAGCCGTAGCCGACGTCTACGCGGCCCTCAGCGAAAAACGTCCCTACAAAGACCCCCTTCCCCAGGAAGAAGTCATCGCCATCCTCAGAGAAAACGCCGCCGGAGGGGGATTAGACCCCCACGTCGTGGAAACCGTAGCAAAACTCCCTGTTCACGTAGATTCCGCCTAGATAATCGTAGTGCCCCGGACCCCGGGGCACTAACACCTAATCCTGTTCCTTATTCCCGGTATAGATGAGGATGGCATCCCGTAAGAATTCCGCAAGACCCGGCTGCTCCTTATCATAGTACTGCCGGAAACGCTCGTCTTCCACATACATGCATGCCAGACCCCGATGGGCCTCCTTGTTGTAGGCGGGCCAGCAGAAGGACAACCATTGCCGGTGCAATTCTGCGGCTTTCTGGCCCAGCTCTCCGCCGGGATCCCCAGTGGCAAAGGCTGCCTTCAGGGTCTCCATCAGCTGCTGGCCCGTTTCCTCCCACTGCCGATACTCCTCTGCACTCAGGCCCAGCAGTCGACGATTCCCCTCGTCCACCGCTTCATCACCGTACTTCTCCCGGGCCTCTTTACCGTATTTCCGCTCGTTTTCTTCCACCATCTGCCGTTTGAAGGCCGCAAATCTTTCTTCATTGCTCATGGTAATTCTCCTTTCCGCTGCCGCAATGGTCTTTTCCACATTGCGGATTAGAAGATCCAACCGGTCCCGCTTTTCCAGCAACTGTTGCCGATGGCGTTTCAGGGCCACCACCGGGTCGAAGTCGGGGGAGTGGAGAATAGCCTTGATCTCTTCCAAGCTTACCCCCAATTCCCGGTAGAAGGGGATCTGCTGTAACAATTCCACCTGCTCCTGTCGATAGATGCGGTAACCGGAAGCGTTAACCTCCGCGGGCGGCAGTAGTCCAATCTGATCGTAATACCTAATGGTGCGGGGGCTTACCCCGGCCAGGTCCGCCAAGCTTTGCACCGTGTATTCCAACCTCGTGCCTCCCTTCGGGAACATTGTACACCTTGACGTAACATCAAGGTCAATAGCGGGTCAAAAGATCCCTTCCGGAAGAACGGGGCAGGAAATGGCAAAGGTTCCAGCGAAAAGGGAGAGTAACACGATGGGGATTGCACGGTGAAAGCGATGACACGGGAAGAATTGGGGGAAAAGTTTGCCCGGATCAAACCATGGCAAAGACGCGGTGAACGCGCCCCCCACAAGCCACTGCTCTTGCTTTACGCCCCGGGACGCCTGTCCGAGCGCTGGTTGCCTTGGGCGGAAGTGAAGGCAGATCTGGGTAGACTGCTGGAAGAATTCGGTCCACCGCGCCGGACCAAGCCAAGGGGTCCCTTTGTTCATCTGTGTTCCGACGGATTGTGGACCTTCTTTCCTTCGGGAGTTGTAAGCCTAAAGGACAACCCTAGCGAGTCTGTCTTCGATACCAGATCGCCGGTGGCTTTCCCGAGAAGGTTTACCAACTACTGAGGGAGGACCCCGGGCTGGTGCAAGTCCTCGCGGAAGATCTTCAATACACCCATGTCCCCACATCCCAGGGGGATATACTGAAGACTGTGGGATTGAACTATCGGTGGGTGAGAAGGCCCGATCGGGATCCGGCTTTTCGCGAAGGGGTCTTGGCAGTCTATGACTACCAGTGTGTCATCTGTGGGTTTGATGTGAAACTCGATCAGGGACCCATCGCTTTAGAAGCCGCCAATATCAAATGGTTCCAGGCCGGTGGCCCTGATGTGGTCAATAACGCTTTGTGTCTGTGCGTCCTTCATCACAAGCTTTTCGACCGGGGAGCCATGGGGATCAAGAAGGTGGCGGGACAGAATCTCTACATTACTAAAGTCTCCCCGACGGTCACCGGCACCTGTGGTTATCAAGAGTGGGTCCGTAGGTATGAAAACCAAAGCTTCCGTCCCCCAAAGGGGAGTCTTTACTACCCGGAACCGGGTTTTGTCCAGTGGCACCTGGAGGAAGTGTTCAGGGGCTGAATCCCCGGGATGTCCTTGGTCAAAATTGTACTAGTTTAGGTCAATCTGCCCCATGGTCTTTCGCCAAGCTTTTCTATACTATACTAGTACAGCTTGTTTCCGGTACATAGTCAACCCATTACAATAAGAAGGAGGTATCCCATTGGCAGTCCAGTTGAGCAAACAGCAATACTACGACAGCATCTATGGCGGTTGGTTGGGCAAGAACATTGGGGGAACTTTAGGTGCGCCCATGGAAGGGCGCAAGGAAGTGCTGAATCTAGAGTTCTTCCCCCAGAAGGGGCCTTTACCCAATGACGATTTGGACCTGCAACTGGTCTGGCTCCATGCCCTGGAAACTTACGGACCCCATCTCGATGAAACCCATCTGGCGGAGGCCTGGCTTGCCCATGTCTTCTTCAATTACGACGAGTACGGTTACGGGTTGACCAACGCCCGCAAGGGCCTGCTGCCACCTCTGTCCGGTTGGTTTGACAACCCCTTCACCGACTGTATGGGTTCACCCATCCGTTCCGAGATCTGGGCCATGGTCACCCCTGGTCGGCCGGACCTGGCCATCGGCTACGCTTGGTGCGACGCGGTAACAGATCACGCCGGTGGGGAAGGACTCTATGGTGAAATGTTCTTTGCCGCCATCGAAAGTGCAGCTTTCATCATCAAGGATCGAGATCAATTGTTAGAGATTGGACTGTCAGTAATCCCCAAGACTTGTCGGGTTTATGCGGCAGTACAAGAAGTGATCAAAGCCCATAGAGAGGGGCGGGACTGGCTGGAAGCCAGAAACATAGTCCTGGAAAAGCACGGTCATCATAACGCCACCGATGCACCCCAGAACATCGCCTTTACCGTCTTGGGCTGGCTCTATGGCAAAGATTTTGGCGATGCCATCCTCAAGGCAGTAAACTGCG
The genomic region above belongs to Bacillota bacterium and contains:
- a CDS encoding MerR family transcriptional regulator — protein: MEYTVQSLADLAGVSPRTIRYYDQIGLLPPAEVNASGYRIYRQEQVELLQQIPFYRELGVSLEEIKAILHSPDFDPVVALKRHRQQLLEKRDRLDLLIRNVEKTIAAAERRITMSNEERFAAFKRQMVEENERKYGKEAREKYGDEAVDEGNRRLLGLSAEEYRQWEETGQQLMETLKAAFATGDPGGELGQKAAELHRQWLSFCWPAYNKEAHRGLACMYVEDERFRQYYDKEQPGLAEFLRDAILIYTGNKEQD